One Heptranchias perlo isolate sHepPer1 chromosome 2, sHepPer1.hap1, whole genome shotgun sequence DNA segment encodes these proteins:
- the pycr3 gene encoding pyrroline-5-carboxylate reductase 3, which translates to MEEDWNVGFIGAGKMAFGIATGLLVSGSVKPEKVMASAPSNKNLYKFKEAGMQAMHGNVSVVKSCNVLFLSVKPYVLPEVLREISPFIMPAHLIISVAAGVTIETLEKFLPAGTRVLRLMPNLPCVVQQGSMVFCRGTNAGEQEAILLKSLVSACGLCEETPESYMDIHTGISGSGVAYVYLFAEALADGAVKMGMPYDLSKKLVAHTLLGAAKMILETGEHPGKLKSDVCTPGGTTIHGLYELEKGNLRSTVMNAVEAATNRARELGKN; encoded by the exons gaAGTGTGAAACCTGAGAAAGTGATGGCATCAGCTCCTTCAAACAAGAACTTGTACAAATTCAAG GAAGCTGGGATGCAGGCTATGCATGGAAATGTCTCCGTGGTAAAGAGCTGCAACGTCCTCTTTCTGAGCGTCAAGCCTTACGTTCTGCCCGAAGTCCTGAGAGAAATTTCTCCATTCATCATGCCAGCACACTTGATCATCTCCGTGGCAGCTGGGGTTACTATAGAAACGCTGGAAAAA TTCCTACCTGCTGGGACCAGGGTGTTGCGGTTGATGCCGAACCTCCCTTGCGTGGTGCAGCAGGGCTCGATGGTGTTTTGCCGTGGAACCAATGCTGGGGAGCAGGAAGCCATTCTCCTGAAGAGCCTTGTATCTGCCTGTGGACTGTGCGAAGAGACCCCAGAATCCTACATGGACATCCACACGGGGATCAGTGGGAGCGGAGTGGCATAT GTTTACTTGTTTGCTGAGGCTCTGGCAGATGGGGCTGTTAAGATGGGAATGCCATATGATTTGTCGAAGAAGCTTGTAGCTCACACGCTGCTG GGAGCTgcgaagatgatcttggagactGGGGAACACCCGGGAAAGCTGAAGAGCGATGTGTGTACACCAGGCGGGACGACCATCCACGGGCTGTACGAGCTGGAGAAGGGCAACCTACGCAGCACTGTCATGAATGCTGTAGAAGCTGCAACGAACCGGGCGCGCGAGCTGGGTAAAAACTAG